One window from the genome of Natrialba magadii ATCC 43099 encodes:
- a CDS encoding thiamine-phosphate synthase family protein, translating into MQFVEEIVVDEFLPTIRSLLAGELRERGLTQSDVADVLGISQSAVSKYAHGDVTINERVANDERVSATIEELADGLSTGDVTPVQALIELEVLVRELETGGDLLAQLHEEAVPELADHGASFRVHDPESDLRTSERVVSSLRRGLRILENASGFARLIPAVGSNLVACTPDAEGIDDVAGVPGRIFDVKGRTTVPAAPEFGVSEHVATVLLAARRHGADASAAINIAYEDDLLADLTERGHVAAEFDEVDDIASSVGAAIDDQPEATVLYQTGGTGIEPLIYVLGADAESVANDVRSLL; encoded by the coding sequence ATGCAATTCGTCGAAGAGATAGTCGTCGACGAGTTCCTGCCGACGATCCGGTCGCTGTTGGCAGGCGAACTCCGCGAACGCGGCCTCACCCAGAGCGACGTCGCAGACGTCCTGGGAATCAGCCAGAGCGCCGTCTCGAAGTACGCCCACGGCGACGTCACGATCAACGAACGGGTCGCCAACGACGAGCGCGTCAGCGCCACCATCGAGGAACTCGCCGACGGCCTCTCGACCGGCGACGTGACGCCCGTCCAGGCGCTCATCGAACTCGAGGTCCTCGTGCGCGAACTCGAGACGGGTGGCGATTTGCTCGCCCAGCTCCACGAGGAGGCAGTACCCGAACTCGCGGATCACGGTGCGAGCTTCCGGGTGCACGACCCCGAGAGCGACCTGCGGACCAGTGAGCGGGTCGTCTCGTCGCTGCGCCGTGGGTTGCGCATCCTCGAAAATGCGAGCGGCTTTGCGAGACTCATTCCGGCGGTTGGGTCGAACCTCGTCGCCTGTACGCCGGATGCGGAGGGTATCGACGACGTGGCCGGCGTCCCGGGCCGTATCTTCGACGTAAAGGGGCGAACGACGGTCCCCGCTGCTCCCGAGTTTGGTGTCTCCGAACACGTCGCAACTGTGTTGCTCGCCGCGCGTCGTCACGGCGCGGACGCCTCGGCGGCGATCAATATCGCCTACGAGGACGATCTGCTCGCCGACCTCACCGAGCGCGGCCACGTTGCCGCCGAGTTCGACGAGGTCGACGACATCGCCTCGAGCGTCGGCGCGGCGATCGACGACCAACCCGAAGCGACTGTGCTGTACCAGACCGGCGGTACCGGTATCGAACCGCTGATTTACGTTCTCGGTGCCGATGCGGAGTCCGTCGCGAACGACGTGCGGTCGCTGCTCTAG
- a CDS encoding class I SAM-dependent methyltransferase has translation MSMGSDSDSDSDTDSGSGPGTGSGSDATSDSDTTSTFQSRSGLESESAQEFYGRWARLYDLIARRTPGIARLRRRAAAACRLERGDTVVEMGCGTGANLPYLREQVGPEGTVIGVDFTRPVLERARAMVADRGYENVHVVRGDATEPPFAAVADGAAGTETGDDKDADEADIDALLATFVVGMLDDPVGAVDDWCDLVGPGGHVVLANAARCDDNRWYSFLVNAVFRAIVVLSTPPTTKLRYESEPHLRLDERIDAAHTRLRENSRAVADETHVFGVVRLTGGELPTDTK, from the coding sequence ATGTCGATGGGTTCTGATTCTGATTCTGATTCTGATACTGACTCTGGCTCCGGCCCTGGCACTGGCTCCGGTTCCGACGCCACCTCGGACTCCGACACCACATCCACATTCCAGTCCAGATCCGGGCTCGAGTCCGAGTCCGCACAGGAGTTCTACGGCCGTTGGGCACGACTGTACGACCTGATCGCCCGCCGAACGCCCGGCATCGCACGCCTTCGACGACGAGCAGCCGCCGCCTGCCGACTCGAGCGCGGCGACACCGTCGTCGAGATGGGCTGTGGCACCGGGGCAAACCTGCCGTATCTCCGAGAGCAGGTCGGCCCCGAGGGAACCGTCATCGGGGTCGACTTCACGCGACCGGTACTCGAGCGGGCGCGTGCGATGGTCGCCGACCGCGGGTACGAAAACGTTCACGTCGTCCGTGGCGATGCGACAGAGCCGCCGTTTGCAGCCGTCGCTGACGGTGCAGCGGGTACTGAAACCGGTGACGACAAAGACGCCGACGAGGCCGACATCGACGCACTCCTCGCGACGTTCGTCGTCGGGATGCTCGACGACCCTGTCGGCGCGGTCGACGACTGGTGTGACCTCGTCGGTCCCGGCGGCCACGTCGTCCTCGCGAACGCTGCCCGCTGCGACGACAACCGCTGGTATTCGTTCCTGGTCAACGCCGTCTTCCGTGCGATCGTCGTCCTCTCGACGCCGCCGACGACCAAACTGCGCTACGAAAGCGAACCACACCTGCGACTCGATGAACGAATCGACGCGGCACACACCCGACTCAGAGAGAACTCGCGCGCCGTCGCCGACGAGACGCACGTCTTCGGCGTGGTTCGGCTCACCGGCGGTGAACTTCCAACCGACACAAAATAG
- a CDS encoding acyl-CoA thioesterase, whose product MSEKFTTEVPVRFRDLDPLDHVNNAVHATYIETARTEYLEAVLDIPQDEVSFVIANLELTYKRPITIDDEPVVALEVTELGESSCTMAYEIRTGDEVATTAETTMVQIDPETGRPAPIPDAIREQVREFEELGVPA is encoded by the coding sequence ATGAGTGAGAAGTTTACGACCGAGGTCCCCGTGCGATTTCGGGATCTCGATCCGCTGGATCACGTGAACAACGCGGTGCACGCGACCTACATCGAAACGGCGCGAACGGAGTATCTGGAGGCGGTGCTCGACATTCCGCAGGACGAGGTTTCCTTCGTAATCGCAAATCTCGAACTCACCTACAAGCGACCGATCACGATCGACGACGAGCCAGTCGTCGCACTCGAGGTGACCGAGCTCGGCGAGAGCAGTTGCACGATGGCGTACGAAATCCGGACGGGTGACGAGGTGGCGACGACGGCGGAGACGACGATGGTCCAGATCGATCCGGAGACCGGCCGTCCAGCGCCAATTCCGGACGCGATCCGCGAGCAGGTACGGGAGTTCGAAGAGCTCGGCGTGCCGGCGTAG